Proteins from a single region of Manis javanica isolate MJ-LG chromosome 5, MJ_LKY, whole genome shotgun sequence:
- the BBS12 gene encoding chaperonin-containing T-complex member BBS12, which translates to MACRVINKRRHMGLQQLSSFAETGRTFLGPVKSSKFITDEECHESVLISSIVRLLQSLDLTSAVGQLLNEAVEAHNNTYRTGTSTLLFLVGAWSSAAEECLHLGVPISLIVSVMSEGLNSCIEEVVSLQVPVYNVFDHIDNTKTFSGLETFSVSLYPFLQIPSDTSLIQKEHDLKDVASQPLTIYSLSGRPVKSPTLIRSQTNDEIDKNTSQNPQTLKNSLLADTHCRKSILVYSRHFNRTGNNQWISKPDGFLEQHGAATPRTYRCNDLVELEVGLSHGDPSSMKLVAEAIRLQYRNASVRQGSCTMPFMFDISRIFTCCLSGLPETFSCVCRGYITAVSISSTALIKELQNQPIRVVLIEGDLTENYHHLGFNKSTNIKTVLESIKFQQDSSEELWANCVLQVLIKFNVNLVLAQGNVSEHLIEKCTQSKRLVIGSVNSNVMQAFAEASGAVQVAYITQVNENCVGNGVRVTFWRSISMDVIDSINRIAIMLKTEGINLVTVVLTSLVTAQMQIKEDRFWTCAYRLYYSLRDQKVFLGGGAVEFLCLSHLQILAEQALNKGNQTCSGWLHNSSSWLTSSVALYRPTVLKCLANGWHKYLSTLICNTASCSSEFEASVLIQHHLQNATNSGSLSTYILNEYCKLNSGIFNSGISSKLEQIARVYDVVTPKIEAWRRALDLVLLILQTDSEIITGLGHTQINSQETEGFLFL; encoded by the coding sequence ATGGCTTGCAGGGTCATAAACAAAAGGAGGCATATGGGACTGCAACAACTGTCATCATTTGCAGAAACAGGAAGAACTTTCCTCGGCCCAGTAAAATCATCCAAATTTATTACAGATGAAGAGTGTCACGAGAGTGTGCTAATCAGTTCAATAGTACGGCTTCTTCAAAGTTTGGATTTAACCAGTGCAGTGGGACAACTTCTCAATGAAGCAGTTGAAGCACACAATAACACATATAGGACTGGAACCAGTACTCTTCTGTTTCTTGTTGGTGCATGGAGCAGTGCTGCTGAAGAATGTCTTCATTTGGGTGTTCCCATTTCACTGATAGTGTCTGTAATGTCAGAAGGCTTGAACTCTTGCATTGAAGAGGTAGTTTCCCTTCAAGTGCCTGTCTACAATGTGTTTGACCAtatagacaacacaaagacattttCTGGACTTGAAACATTTAGTGTCAGTTTATATCCTTTTCTACAGATCCCTTCAGATACTAGTTTGATACAGAAAGAGCATGATCTCAAAGATGTTGCTTCTCAACCACTGACCATTTACAGTCTTTCTGGAAGACCTGTTAAGTCACCTACACTCATTAGATCTCAGACTAATGATGAAATAGATAAAAACACATCACAAAACCCTCAGACTCTGAAAAACAGCCTGCTTGCAGACACCCACTGCAGAAAGTCAATACTAGTCTACAGCAGGCATTTTAATAGGACAggtaataatcaatggataagcAAACCAGATGGATTTCTAGAACAACATGGTGCAGCTACTCCCAGAACTTACAGATGTAATGATTTGGTAGAGTTAGAGGTGGGTTTGAGTCACGGAGATCCCAGCAGCATGAAATTAGTAGCAGAAGCAATACGGCTGCAGTATCGGAACGCAAGTGTGCGCCAAGGCAGCTGTACAATGCCATTTATGTTTGACATTTCAAGAATCTTCACTTGCTGTTTATCTGGTTTACCTGAAACTTTTTCTTGTGTTTGTCGAGGATATATCACTGCTGTCTCAATATCTAGTACTGCTCTGATCAAGGAATTGCAGAACCAGCCTATCCGGGTAGTTCTCATTGAGGGTGATCTCACAGAGAATTATCACCACCTGGGATTTAATAAGTCTACAAATATTAAAACAGTATTAGAAAGCATTAAGTTTCAACAAGACAGCTCAGAAGAACTATGGGCAAATTGTGTATTACAGGTATTAATCAAGTTCAATGTGAACCTTGTCCTGGCACAAGGAAATGTATCTGAACACTTAATAGAAAAATGCACACAGAGCAAGCGGTTGGTAATTGGATCAGTGAACAGCAATGTGATGCAGGCTTTTGCAGAGGCTTCAGGAGCAGTACAGGTGGCCTACATTACACAAGTGAATGAAAACTGTGTGGGCAATGGGGTCCGTGTGACCTTCTGGAGAAGCATTTCTATGGATGTTATAGATAGTATCAACAGAATAGCAATCATGTTAAAAACAGAAGGAATTAATTTGGTTACAGTAGTGCTCACTAGCCTAGTCACTGCACAGATGCAAATCAAAGAAGATAGGTTCTGGACTTGTGCCTATCGTCTGTATTATTCTTTGAGAGACCAAAAAGTCTTCCTTGGAGGTGGTGCAGTTGAATTTTTGTGTCTTAGCCATCTTCAAATTCTTGCAGAACAAGCTCTGAATAAAGGAAACCAAACCTGTTCAGGATGGCTTCATAATTCTTCCTCTTGGTTGACCTCATCTGTGGCACTATACAGACCAACTGTGCTTAAATGCCTGGCAAATGGATGGCACAAATACCTTTCAACTCTCATATGTAACACTGCCAGTTGCTCATCAGAATTTGAAGCCAGTGTATTGATTCAACATCATCTACAAAATGCCACAAACTCTGGTTCTCTTTCAACTTACATCTTGAATGAATATTGTAAACTAAATAGTGGAATTTTTAATTCAGGCATTTCAAGTAAACTGGAACAGATTGCAAGAGTTTATGATGTTGTTACACCAAAGATTGAGGCATGGCGCCGAGCTTTGGATTTAGTACTTTTGATACTTCAGACAGACAGTGAAATTATTACTGGACTTGGACACACACAGATAAATTCCCAGGAAACAGaaggctttttatttttgtaa